The following proteins come from a genomic window of Mycolicibacterium rufum:
- a CDS encoding TspO/MBR family protein — MVDSYQPTRSKNVIALAISLGAVVIASALGGLASATSAEDYQRLQQPSWAPPSWVFGPVWTVLYTMMAVAAWLVWRSGPWSQTRPALTAYGVQLVLNAAWTPLFFGLGWRGIAFAELSVLWLVLVGTVVLFFRRSAVAGWLLIPYLAWSTFALCLNFAVWQLNS; from the coding sequence ATGGTTGACAGTTATCAGCCCACGCGCTCGAAAAACGTTATCGCTCTCGCGATCTCGCTCGGCGCAGTGGTCATCGCCTCCGCGCTGGGCGGGTTGGCGTCGGCCACCTCGGCCGAGGACTACCAGCGGCTCCAGCAACCGTCCTGGGCCCCGCCGTCCTGGGTGTTCGGACCGGTCTGGACGGTGCTGTACACGATGATGGCGGTCGCGGCGTGGCTGGTGTGGCGCAGCGGCCCGTGGTCGCAGACGCGGCCCGCACTGACCGCCTACGGCGTCCAGCTGGTGCTCAACGCCGCCTGGACACCGCTGTTCTTCGGCCTGGGCTGGCGCGGTATCGCGTTTGCGGAGCTGAGCGTGCTGTGGCTGGTCCTCGTCGGCACCGTCGTGCTGTTCTTCCGCCGCAGCGCGGTGGCCGGCTGGCTGCTGATCCCCTACCTGGCGTGGTCGACGTTCGCGCTCTGCCTCAATTTCGCTGTCTGGCAACTGAATTCCTAG
- a CDS encoding SDR family oxidoreductase has protein sequence MTKSVFITGGATGIGRATGLLLAQRGYFVGAYDIDEARLAVLERDLAAVGGRGVVGHLDVTDADEMARRLAEFHETAGGRLDVLINNAGLLNAGRFEEIPLEVHHREIEVNVKGVVNGLHAAFPYLKTTPGAVVVNLASASAIYGQAELANYSATKFFVRAITEALNLEWGGHDIRVIDMWPLYVNTAMTTGISTGTTTSLGIRLTAQDIAEGIVAAVDPTLPRKVLKQVHFPVGTQAKALAAGARFSPAWLTRLVNKRLAGH, from the coding sequence ATGACCAAGTCGGTGTTCATCACCGGAGGTGCGACGGGCATCGGCCGGGCGACGGGCCTGCTGCTGGCGCAGCGGGGATACTTCGTCGGCGCCTACGACATCGACGAGGCCCGGCTGGCCGTGCTGGAACGCGACCTCGCCGCGGTAGGCGGCCGCGGGGTCGTCGGCCACCTCGACGTCACCGACGCCGACGAGATGGCGCGCCGCCTCGCCGAATTCCATGAGACCGCAGGCGGGCGGCTCGACGTGCTGATCAACAACGCCGGCCTGCTCAACGCCGGGCGGTTCGAGGAGATCCCGCTCGAGGTGCACCACCGCGAGATCGAGGTCAACGTCAAGGGTGTGGTCAACGGTCTGCATGCTGCGTTCCCGTACCTGAAGACCACGCCCGGCGCCGTCGTGGTGAACCTCGCGTCGGCGTCGGCGATCTACGGCCAGGCCGAGCTCGCCAACTACAGCGCCACCAAGTTCTTCGTCCGGGCGATCACCGAGGCGCTGAACCTCGAGTGGGGCGGCCACGACATCCGCGTCATCGACATGTGGCCGCTGTACGTGAACACCGCGATGACGACCGGCATCTCGACCGGCACCACCACCTCGCTGGGCATTCGCCTCACCGCGCAGGACATCGCCGAGGGCATCGTCGCCGCCGTCGATCCCACGCTGCCGCGGAAGGTGCTCAAGCAGGTGCACTTCCCGGTCGGCACGCAGGCCAAGGCGCTCGCCGCCGGGGCCCGGTTCTCTCCGGCCTGGCTGACCCGGCTGGTCAACAAGCGCCTCGCCGGGCACTGA
- a CDS encoding NAD(P)H-dependent amine dehydrogenase family protein, producing MAASIGVAVWGTGNMGATSIRSVTAFPGLRLTGVITSSEDKAGRDAASFAGRDAPTGIAATTDVDAVLADADAVAYMASGDIRPEEAIADIERCLRAGAHVVTPSLYSLYDPRSAPQEWVQRLTAAAEEGRSALLVSGVDPGWANDALAVTAAGLCTRIRTITCQEIFDYSTYDQPYAVRVSCGFGTSMDETPMMLLPSIPTMVWGGNIRLIGRGLGLEIDEITEEVERLPLEETVDTVMGRFDQGTQGAFFLRVIGWAGGVQRVIVEHITRIDPSCAPHWPQPDQGVGDHRVIVDGDPQLTIVTRADVPGGTRADGGNTTAANRLLGAIGWLAEQKPGIYDGLDVPLHPPLPPEVEATRWA from the coding sequence ATGGCTGCCAGCATCGGTGTCGCGGTATGGGGAACGGGCAACATGGGGGCGACGTCGATCCGCTCCGTGACGGCGTTTCCGGGGCTGCGGCTCACCGGGGTGATCACCTCGTCGGAGGACAAGGCCGGGCGGGACGCGGCGAGCTTCGCCGGCCGGGACGCTCCGACCGGAATCGCGGCCACCACCGACGTCGACGCAGTCCTCGCCGACGCCGACGCGGTCGCCTACATGGCCTCCGGCGACATTCGTCCCGAGGAGGCGATCGCCGACATCGAACGGTGCCTGCGCGCCGGCGCGCACGTCGTCACCCCGTCGCTGTACTCGCTGTACGACCCGCGGTCGGCGCCGCAGGAGTGGGTGCAGCGGCTCACCGCGGCGGCCGAGGAGGGCAGGTCCGCCCTGCTGGTCAGCGGTGTCGACCCGGGCTGGGCCAACGATGCGCTGGCGGTCACCGCCGCCGGGCTGTGCACCCGCATCCGGACCATCACCTGCCAGGAGATCTTCGACTACTCCACCTACGACCAGCCCTACGCGGTGCGGGTCTCCTGCGGGTTCGGGACGTCGATGGACGAGACGCCGATGATGCTGCTGCCGTCGATCCCGACCATGGTGTGGGGCGGCAACATCCGGCTGATCGGCCGCGGGCTCGGCCTCGAGATCGACGAGATCACCGAGGAGGTGGAGCGCCTGCCGCTCGAGGAGACCGTCGACACCGTGATGGGACGGTTCGACCAGGGCACCCAGGGCGCCTTCTTCCTGCGGGTCATCGGCTGGGCCGGCGGAGTGCAGCGGGTCATCGTCGAACACATCACCCGCATCGACCCGTCCTGCGCGCCGCACTGGCCGCAGCCCGACCAGGGGGTGGGTGATCACCGCGTGATCGTCGACGGCGACCCGCAGCTGACGATCGTCACCCGCGCCGACGTGCCCGGCGGCACCCGCGCCGACGGCGGCAACACCACCGCCGCCAACCGGTTGCTCGGGGCGATCGGGTGGCTGGCCGAGCAGAAGCCGGGGATCTACGACGGACTCGACGTGCCGCTGCATCCGCCGCTGCCGCCGGAGGTGGAGGCGACGCGCTGGGCGTGA
- a CDS encoding acyl-CoA dehydrogenase has translation MSHYKSNVRDQVFNLFEVLGVDKALGQGAYADLDVDTAVDMLGEIARLAEGPVAASFEEGDRNPPVFDPKTHTVTLPEGFKKSVRAVVEGGWDKLSVSEELGGMPMPSALSWALQEHILGANPAVYMYAMGAGFADIFFHLGTEEQKKWAKLAADRGWGSTMVLTEPDAGSDVGAGRTKAVQQPDGTWHIDGVKRFITSADSDDLFENIMHLVLARPEGAGPGTKGLSLFFVPKFHFDPETGEPGERNGVYVTNVEHKMGLKVSATCELSLGQHDKPAVGWLVGEVHDGIAQMFDVIEQARMMVGTKAIATLSTGYLNALEYAKSRVQGADLTQMTDKTAPRVTITHHPDVRRSLMTQKAYAEGLRALYLFTATHQNADVAKTIHGIEPELAVKVNDLLLPIVKGVGSEQAYAKLTESLQTFGGSGFLQDYPIEQYIRDAKIDSLYEGTTAIQAQDFFFRKIVRDKGVALAHVAGQIESFVKSETGNGRLKAERALLATALEDVQGMAATLTGYLMASQEDPSSIYKVGLGSVRFLMSVGDLVIGWLLQRQAAVAIEKLDAGAEGDERAFYEGKLAVASFFAKNFLPMLTSTRSIIDNLDNEVMELDEAAF, from the coding sequence GTGTCCCACTACAAGAGCAATGTTCGCGACCAGGTGTTCAACCTGTTCGAGGTACTCGGGGTCGACAAGGCCCTGGGCCAGGGCGCGTACGCCGACCTCGACGTCGACACCGCGGTCGACATGCTGGGCGAGATCGCCCGGCTCGCCGAGGGCCCCGTGGCCGCCTCGTTCGAAGAGGGCGACCGCAACCCGCCGGTGTTCGACCCCAAGACCCACACCGTCACGCTGCCCGAGGGCTTCAAGAAGTCCGTGCGCGCCGTCGTCGAGGGCGGCTGGGACAAGCTGTCGGTCAGCGAGGAGCTCGGCGGCATGCCGATGCCCAGCGCGCTGTCCTGGGCGCTGCAGGAGCACATCCTGGGCGCCAACCCCGCCGTCTACATGTACGCGATGGGCGCCGGATTCGCCGACATCTTCTTCCACCTCGGCACCGAGGAGCAGAAGAAGTGGGCCAAGCTCGCCGCCGACCGCGGATGGGGCTCGACCATGGTGCTGACCGAGCCCGATGCGGGCTCCGACGTGGGCGCCGGCCGCACCAAGGCCGTCCAGCAGCCCGACGGCACCTGGCACATCGACGGCGTGAAGCGCTTCATCACCTCCGCCGACTCCGACGACCTGTTCGAGAACATCATGCACCTGGTGCTGGCCCGCCCCGAGGGCGCAGGCCCGGGCACCAAGGGGCTGTCGCTGTTCTTCGTGCCGAAGTTCCACTTCGACCCCGAGACCGGTGAGCCCGGCGAGCGCAACGGCGTCTACGTCACCAACGTCGAGCACAAGATGGGCCTGAAGGTCTCCGCGACCTGCGAGCTCTCGCTCGGCCAGCACGACAAGCCCGCTGTGGGCTGGCTCGTCGGTGAGGTGCACGACGGCATCGCCCAGATGTTCGACGTCATCGAGCAGGCCCGAATGATGGTGGGCACCAAGGCGATCGCCACGCTGTCGACCGGCTACCTGAACGCGCTGGAGTACGCCAAGTCGCGGGTGCAGGGCGCCGACCTGACCCAGATGACCGACAAGACCGCGCCGCGCGTCACCATCACCCACCACCCGGACGTGCGTCGTTCGCTGATGACCCAGAAGGCCTACGCCGAGGGTCTGCGCGCGCTGTACCTGTTCACCGCGACGCACCAGAACGCCGACGTCGCCAAGACGATCCACGGCATCGAGCCGGAGCTGGCGGTCAAGGTCAACGACCTGCTGCTGCCGATCGTCAAGGGTGTCGGCTCGGAGCAGGCCTACGCCAAGCTCACCGAGTCGCTGCAGACCTTCGGTGGCTCCGGCTTCCTGCAGGACTACCCGATCGAGCAGTACATCCGCGACGCCAAGATCGACTCGCTGTACGAGGGCACCACCGCCATCCAGGCGCAGGACTTCTTCTTCCGCAAGATCGTCCGCGACAAGGGTGTGGCGCTCGCGCACGTCGCCGGCCAGATCGAGTCGTTCGTCAAGTCCGAGACCGGCAACGGCCGCCTCAAGGCCGAGCGCGCTCTGCTGGCCACCGCGCTGGAGGACGTGCAGGGCATGGCCGCCACGCTGACCGGCTACCTGATGGCCTCGCAGGAGGATCCGTCGAGCATCTACAAGGTGGGCCTGGGTTCGGTCCGCTTCCTGATGAGCGTCGGCGACCTGGTGATCGGCTGGCTGCTGCAGCGCCAGGCGGCGGTGGCGATCGAGAAGCTCGACGCCGGCGCCGAGGGTGACGAGCGTGCCTTCTACGAGGGCAAGCTGGCGGTGGCGTCGTTCTTCGCGAAGAACTTCCTGCCGATGCTGACCAGCACCCGTTCGATCATCGACAACCTCGACAACGAGGTCATGGAGTTGGACGAGGCGGCCTTCTAG
- a CDS encoding TIGR03564 family F420-dependent LLM class oxidoreductase produces the protein MQISMFGQLSGLLDGLGDGSPVDATIAYLAQLRDEGFGRVWMSQLPYEPDLLTILAIALREVDTIEAASGVIPIQNQHPMHMAQAALTVSLASGGRFVLGLGMTHAAVTEGMWGIPWDKPVRRLNEYLDGLLPLLNGEPADAPGQTVTTRGALMIPGAPRPEVYIAALGPQMLRLAGRRTSGTCTWMTGPATLGGHVGPSLRQAAADAGRPEDAVRVVAALPVAVTDDVDAARAEAAEQFAIYGTLPSYRAMLDREGYAGPQDAAIIGDEATVRDRLAGLRSAGVDEFVGAAFAADPEVRARTRALLRAVDTDG, from the coding sequence ATGCAGATCAGCATGTTCGGACAGCTCAGCGGTCTACTCGATGGCCTCGGCGACGGCTCGCCCGTCGACGCCACCATCGCCTACCTGGCGCAACTGCGCGACGAGGGCTTCGGCCGCGTCTGGATGAGTCAGCTGCCCTACGAGCCCGACCTCCTGACGATCCTGGCCATCGCGCTGCGCGAGGTCGACACGATCGAGGCGGCCAGCGGCGTCATCCCGATCCAAAATCAGCACCCCATGCACATGGCGCAGGCCGCGCTGACCGTCAGCTTGGCTTCCGGCGGCCGGTTCGTGCTCGGGCTGGGCATGACCCACGCGGCGGTCACCGAGGGCATGTGGGGCATCCCCTGGGACAAGCCGGTGCGGCGCCTCAACGAGTACCTCGACGGCCTGCTGCCGCTGCTGAACGGGGAGCCCGCCGACGCGCCCGGGCAGACCGTCACGACGCGGGGCGCGCTGATGATCCCCGGCGCGCCGCGGCCCGAGGTGTACATCGCCGCCCTGGGGCCGCAGATGCTGCGGCTGGCGGGCCGCCGGACCTCGGGCACGTGCACGTGGATGACGGGGCCTGCGACGCTGGGCGGGCACGTCGGTCCGTCGCTGCGGCAGGCGGCCGCCGACGCGGGCCGCCCGGAGGACGCGGTGCGGGTGGTCGCGGCGCTGCCGGTGGCCGTGACCGACGACGTCGACGCGGCGAGGGCGGAGGCCGCCGAGCAGTTCGCGATCTATGGCACGCTGCCGTCGTACCGGGCGATGCTCGACCGCGAGGGCTACGCCGGCCCGCAGGACGCGGCGATCATCGGCGACGAGGCCACCGTGCGGGACCGTCTCGCCGGATTGCGGTCGGCGGGGGTCGACGAGTTCGTCGGCGCGGCCTTCGCGGCCGATCCCGAGGTGCGGGCCCGCACCCGCGCGCTGCTGCGGGCCGTCGACACCGACGGCTGA
- a CDS encoding acetyl-CoA C-acetyltransferase, translated as MTLDTQHPSRRREADVADSNTTRRVAVLGGNRIPFARSDGAYANASNQDMFTAVLDGLAERFDLKGETLDAVIGGAVLKHSRDFNLMRECVLGSSLSSYTPAFDLQQACGTGLQAAIAAADGIARGRYEVAAAGGVDTASDAPIALGDDLRSVLLGLRRAKSNVDRLKLVGKLPAALGVEIPVNSEPRTGMSMGEHAAVTAKEMGVKRVDQDELAAASHRNMAAAYDRGFFDDLVSPFLGLYRDNNLRADSSPEKLAKLKPVFGVRNGDATMTAGNSTPLTDGASAALLASEEWAAARSIPVLAYFVDGQTAAVDYVNGRDGLLMAPTYAVPRMLARNGLTLQDFDFYEIHEAFASVVLATLAAWESEEYCKERLGLDAALGSIDRSKLNVNGSSLAAGHPFAATGGRIVAQLAKQLAEKKAQTGQPVRGLISVCAAGGQGVTAILEA; from the coding sequence ATGACCCTCGACACCCAACATCCCTCGCGACGCCGGGAGGCAGACGTGGCCGACAGCAACACCACCCGCCGGGTAGCCGTCCTCGGAGGCAACCGGATTCCGTTCGCCCGCTCCGACGGCGCGTATGCCAACGCGTCGAACCAGGACATGTTCACCGCGGTGCTGGACGGGCTGGCCGAGCGCTTCGACCTGAAGGGCGAGACCCTCGACGCCGTCATCGGCGGGGCCGTGCTCAAGCACAGCCGTGACTTCAACCTGATGCGGGAGTGCGTCCTCGGCAGCTCGCTGTCGTCCTACACCCCGGCCTTCGACCTGCAGCAGGCCTGCGGCACCGGCCTGCAGGCCGCGATCGCCGCGGCCGACGGGATCGCGCGCGGCCGCTACGAGGTGGCCGCCGCGGGCGGTGTGGACACCGCGTCCGACGCCCCGATCGCCCTCGGCGACGACCTGCGCTCGGTGCTGCTCGGGCTGCGCCGCGCGAAGTCCAACGTCGACCGCCTCAAGCTGGTCGGCAAGCTGCCCGCGGCGCTCGGCGTCGAGATCCCCGTCAACAGTGAGCCGCGCACCGGCATGTCGATGGGCGAGCACGCCGCGGTGACGGCCAAGGAGATGGGCGTCAAGCGCGTCGACCAGGACGAACTGGCCGCCGCCAGCCACCGCAACATGGCCGCCGCCTACGACCGCGGCTTCTTCGACGACCTGGTCAGCCCGTTCCTCGGGCTGTACCGGGACAACAACCTGCGCGCCGACTCGTCGCCCGAGAAGCTGGCCAAGCTCAAGCCGGTGTTCGGGGTGCGCAACGGCGACGCCACCATGACGGCGGGTAACTCCACCCCGCTGACCGACGGTGCCTCGGCGGCGCTGCTGGCGTCGGAGGAGTGGGCGGCCGCCCGGTCCATCCCGGTGCTGGCCTACTTCGTCGACGGCCAGACCGCCGCGGTGGACTACGTCAACGGCCGCGACGGCCTGCTGATGGCCCCGACGTACGCCGTGCCCCGGATGCTGGCCCGCAACGGGCTCACGCTGCAGGATTTCGACTTCTACGAGATCCACGAGGCGTTCGCGTCCGTGGTGCTCGCCACGCTGGCGGCCTGGGAGTCCGAGGAGTACTGCAAGGAGCGGCTCGGCCTCGATGCCGCCCTGGGCTCGATCGACCGGTCCAAGCTCAACGTCAACGGCTCGTCGCTGGCGGCCGGGCACCCGTTCGCGGCCACCGGCGGGCGCATCGTGGCCCAGCTGGCCAAGCAGCTCGCGGAGAAGAAGGCGCAGACCGGGCAACCGGTGCGGGGCCTGATCAGCGTCTGCGCCGCCGGCGGCCAGGGCGTGACCGCGATCCTCGAGGCGTAG
- a CDS encoding 3-oxoacyl-ACP reductase has product MASDLLSQVVNSGPGSFLAKQLGVPQPEPLRRYKAGEPPLAGSLLIGGEGRVVEPLRAALAEDYDVVSNNLGGRWADRFGGLVFDATGITEPEGLKALYEFFTPLLRNLGPSGRVVVVGTTPDEISGVHEHTAQRALEGFTRSLGKELRQGSTVALVYLHPDAKPAATGLESTLRFLLSAKSAYVDGQVFRVGAADATPPADWGRPLDGKVAVVTGAARGIGATIAEVFARDGAKVIAVDVEGAGDALAETATKIGGTALTLDVTAADAVDRITEHVKEHYGGTLDILVNNAGITRDKLLANMDEGRWDSVLAVNLLAPLRLAEGLVGNGTIGENGRVVGLSSMAGIAGNRGQTNYAATKAGMIGLTDALAPQFGDKGITINAIAPGFIETKMTDAIPLATREVGRRLNSLFQGGQPVDVAEAIAYFASPASNAVTGNTIRVCGQAWLGA; this is encoded by the coding sequence GTGGCTTCCGATCTCCTGTCCCAAGTCGTCAACTCCGGCCCGGGGTCCTTCCTGGCCAAGCAGCTCGGCGTTCCGCAGCCCGAGCCGCTGCGCCGCTACAAGGCCGGTGAGCCGCCGCTGGCCGGCTCGCTGCTGATCGGCGGCGAGGGCCGCGTGGTCGAGCCCCTGCGCGCCGCACTGGCCGAGGACTACGACGTGGTGTCCAACAACCTCGGCGGCCGCTGGGCCGACCGGTTCGGCGGGCTGGTGTTCGACGCCACCGGTATCACCGAGCCCGAGGGCCTCAAGGCCCTCTACGAGTTCTTCACGCCGTTGCTGCGCAATTTGGGCCCGTCGGGCCGCGTCGTGGTCGTCGGCACCACCCCCGACGAGATCTCCGGGGTGCACGAGCACACCGCGCAGCGCGCGCTGGAGGGCTTCACCCGCTCACTGGGCAAGGAACTGCGCCAGGGCTCCACCGTCGCCCTGGTGTACCTGCACCCCGACGCCAAGCCGGCGGCCACCGGCCTGGAGTCGACTCTGCGGTTCCTGCTGTCGGCGAAGTCGGCCTACGTCGACGGGCAGGTGTTCCGGGTCGGCGCCGCCGACGCGACCCCGCCCGCGGACTGGGGCAGGCCACTCGACGGCAAGGTCGCGGTCGTGACCGGCGCCGCGCGGGGCATCGGCGCGACGATCGCCGAGGTGTTCGCCCGCGACGGCGCGAAGGTCATCGCGGTGGACGTCGAGGGGGCTGGGGACGCGCTCGCCGAAACCGCCACCAAGATCGGCGGGACCGCGCTGACGCTCGACGTCACCGCCGCCGACGCGGTCGACCGCATCACCGAACACGTGAAGGAGCACTACGGCGGCACGCTCGACATCCTGGTCAACAACGCCGGCATCACCCGCGACAAGCTGCTCGCCAACATGGACGAGGGCCGCTGGGACTCGGTGCTCGCGGTGAACCTGCTGGCGCCGCTGCGGCTGGCCGAGGGTCTGGTGGGCAACGGCACGATCGGCGAGAACGGCCGCGTCGTCGGGCTGTCGTCGATGGCCGGCATCGCCGGCAACCGCGGACAGACCAACTACGCCGCCACCAAGGCCGGCATGATCGGGCTGACCGACGCGCTGGCCCCGCAGTTCGGCGACAAGGGCATCACGATCAACGCCATTGCGCCCGGGTTCATCGAGACCAAGATGACCGACGCGATCCCGCTGGCCACCCGCGAGGTCGGGCGGCGGCTGAACTCGCTGTTCCAGGGTGGCCAGCCCGTCGACGTGGCCGAGGCCATCGCCTACTTCGCCAGCCCGGCGTCGAATGCGGTCACCGGCAACACCATTCGGGTGTGCGGCCAGGCGTGGCTGGGGGCCTGA
- a CDS encoding MaoC/PaaZ C-terminal domain-containing protein → MSEGGQPSGLRNLMLAAAGALPFVPRGDTLPDRTLTVEDLTIDPAHVAAYANVTGLRFDNTVPLTYPFALTFPTVMSLITGFDFPFAAMGSVHVENHITQHRPIAVTDTVSAAVHAENMREHRRGLLVDVVTDVKVGTETAWHQVTTFLHQQRTSLSDEPKPPPAKQPKLGPPNAVLSVTPGQIRHYASVSGDHNPIHTNAIAAKLFGFPTVIAHGMWSAAAVLANIEGQLPDAVTYSVKFAKPVVLPAKAGLYVDRRGDGWELTLRHLTKGHPHLTGTVSPA, encoded by the coding sequence ATGAGCGAGGGCGGGCAGCCGTCGGGGCTGCGCAACCTGATGCTGGCCGCGGCGGGCGCGCTGCCGTTCGTCCCGCGCGGCGACACCCTGCCGGACCGGACGCTGACGGTCGAGGACCTCACCATCGACCCGGCCCATGTCGCGGCGTACGCCAATGTCACCGGGCTGCGCTTCGACAACACGGTGCCGCTGACATACCCGTTCGCGCTGACGTTCCCCACGGTGATGTCGTTGATCACCGGCTTCGACTTCCCGTTCGCCGCCATGGGTTCGGTGCACGTGGAGAACCACATCACCCAGCACCGGCCGATCGCGGTGACCGACACCGTGTCGGCGGCCGTGCACGCCGAGAACATGCGGGAGCACCGGCGCGGGCTGCTGGTCGACGTCGTCACCGACGTGAAAGTCGGCACCGAGACCGCCTGGCATCAGGTCACCACGTTCCTGCACCAGCAGCGCACCAGCCTGTCCGACGAGCCCAAGCCGCCACCGGCGAAACAGCCCAAACTGGGCCCGCCGAATGCGGTGCTGTCGGTGACGCCCGGCCAGATCCGCCACTACGCGTCGGTCAGCGGTGACCACAACCCGATCCACACCAACGCGATCGCGGCCAAGCTGTTCGGCTTCCCGACCGTGATCGCCCACGGAATGTGGAGCGCAGCAGCGGTTCTGGCGAACATCGAGGGTCAGCTGCCCGACGCGGTGACGTACTCGGTCAAGTTCGCCAAGCCCGTCGTGCTGCCCGCCAAGGCGGGGCTGTACGTCGACCGGCGCGGCGACGGCTGGGAACTGACGCTGCGGCACCTGACCAAGGGGCATCCGCACCTGACGGGCACGGTCTCGCCGGCCTGA
- a CDS encoding TetR/AcrR family transcriptional regulator yields MAGGTKRLPRAVREQQMLDAAVQIFSVNGYHETSMDAIAAEAQISKPMLYLYYGSKEELFGACLDRELKRFVDEVRDKIDFDDPPKELLRSAVLAFLKYIDENRSSWMVLYTQATSSQRFAHTVREGRERIIELVGRLLRSGTRFPGPDTDFDMMAVALVGAGEAVAARVSTGDADVDEAAELMINLFWLGLKGAPAPSDAEAVAQT; encoded by the coding sequence ATGGCAGGTGGTACCAAGCGCTTGCCGCGCGCCGTCCGCGAACAGCAGATGCTCGACGCCGCCGTGCAGATCTTCTCGGTGAACGGCTATCACGAGACGTCGATGGACGCGATCGCCGCCGAGGCGCAGATCAGCAAGCCGATGCTGTACCTGTACTACGGCTCCAAGGAGGAGCTGTTCGGCGCGTGCCTGGACCGGGAACTGAAGAGGTTCGTCGACGAGGTGCGCGACAAGATCGACTTCGACGATCCGCCGAAGGAGCTGCTGCGCAGCGCCGTGCTGGCGTTCCTGAAGTACATCGACGAGAACCGCTCGTCGTGGATGGTGCTCTACACGCAGGCCACCAGCTCGCAGCGGTTCGCGCACACCGTGCGGGAGGGCCGCGAGCGCATCATCGAGCTCGTCGGACGGCTGCTGCGCTCGGGCACCCGGTTTCCCGGCCCGGACACCGACTTCGACATGATGGCCGTCGCGCTGGTGGGCGCCGGTGAGGCCGTCGCCGCCCGGGTCAGTACGGGCGACGCGGACGTCGACGAGGCGGCCGAGCTGATGATCAACCTGTTCTGGCTCGGCCTCAAGGGCGCGCCGGCGCCGTCCGACGCCGAGGCGGTGGCGCAGACCTGA
- a CDS encoding glycoside hydrolase family 3 N-terminal domain-containing protein, with the protein MVAPRSVFTVVTGMLATSALLVGCSTQAEDPEAASSTSTVSMAAGPVPGSAPPQAPAPACGDPVAAVAAMSTRDKLAQLLMVGVTGAADARAVVDNQHVGGIMVGSWTDLSMLSDGSLADIAANAGPLPLAVSVDEEGGRVSRLSSIIGAQPAPRALAATRTPEEVYQIALDRGRQMRGLGFTIDFAPVADVSDAPDDTVIGDRSFGADPTTVTDYAGAYARGLRDAGLLPVLKHFPGHGHGSGDSHAGSVVTPPLADLQTDDLVPYRTLTTQGPVAVMVGHMEVPGLTGSEPASLSPQAYGLLRSGDYGGPPFGGVVFTDDLSSMKAISDRFGVPDAALRALQAGADVALWVTTDEVPAVLDRLEKAVAVGELSQPAVDASVTKLAAMKGPSPRCGG; encoded by the coding sequence ATGGTTGCCCCGCGGAGCGTGTTCACCGTTGTCACCGGAATGCTCGCGACGTCGGCGCTGCTGGTCGGATGCAGCACACAGGCCGAGGACCCGGAGGCCGCATCGTCGACGAGCACCGTGTCCATGGCGGCCGGACCGGTCCCCGGCTCCGCACCTCCGCAGGCCCCGGCGCCCGCCTGCGGCGACCCGGTCGCCGCCGTCGCCGCCATGTCGACCCGCGACAAACTGGCCCAGCTGCTGATGGTCGGCGTCACCGGCGCCGCCGACGCCCGCGCCGTCGTCGACAACCAGCACGTCGGCGGGATCATGGTCGGCAGCTGGACGGATCTGTCGATGCTCTCCGACGGTTCCCTGGCCGACATCGCGGCGAACGCCGGCCCGCTCCCGCTGGCCGTCAGTGTGGACGAGGAGGGCGGCCGGGTGTCCCGGCTGTCGAGCATCATCGGCGCCCAGCCCGCCCCGCGCGCGCTGGCGGCCACCCGCACGCCGGAGGAGGTCTACCAGATCGCCCTGGACCGGGGCCGCCAGATGCGCGGCCTGGGTTTCACCATCGACTTCGCGCCGGTGGCCGACGTCAGCGACGCCCCCGACGACACGGTGATCGGCGACCGGTCGTTCGGGGCGGACCCCACCACCGTCACCGACTACGCCGGCGCCTATGCGCGCGGGCTGCGCGACGCCGGGCTGCTGCCCGTGCTCAAGCATTTCCCCGGCCACGGCCACGGCTCAGGGGATTCGCACGCCGGGAGCGTCGTCACGCCGCCGCTGGCCGACCTTCAGACCGACGACCTGGTGCCCTACCGCACGCTGACCACCCAGGGCCCGGTCGCCGTGATGGTCGGTCACATGGAGGTGCCGGGGCTGACCGGCAGCGAACCTGCCAGCCTCAGCCCGCAGGCCTACGGGCTGCTGCGCTCGGGCGACTACGGCGGCCCGCCGTTCGGCGGCGTGGTGTTCACCGACGACCTGTCGAGCATGAAGGCCATCTCCGACCGGTTCGGGGTGCCCGACGCGGCGCTGCGCGCGCTGCAGGCCGGCGCCGACGTCGCGCTGTGGGTCACCACCGACGAGGTGCCCGCCGTGCTGGACCGGCTGGAGAAGGCCGTCGCGGTCGGGGAACTGTCGCAGCCGGCCGTCGACGCCTCGGTCACCAAGCTCGCCGCCATGAAGGGCCCGTCTCCGCGCTGCGGCGGCTGA